The genomic segment ACAACTTCTGTGTAGTTGTTGATGACTGGGATATGGGCATTACTAATGTTGTTCGTGGTGAAGATCACTTAAACAATACACCTCGTCAAATCAATATCTTAAAAGCACTAGGCGCTCCTGTTCCACAGTACGCTCACGTTGCTATGATCCTTGGTGATGACGGCGCTAAACTATCTAAGCGTCATGGCGCTGTCGGTGTTATGCAATACCGTGATGACGGTTACCTACCAGAAGCACTACTAAACTATTTAGTACGTTTAGGTTGGTCACATGGCGATCAAGAAATCTTCAGCACTGAAGAAATGATCAAACTGTTTAGCTTAGACGATGTAAACAAAGCGCCTTCAGCGTTTAATACTGAGAAGCTACAATGGGTAAACCAACATTACATTAAAACACTAGCACCTGAATATGTTGCAACTCACCTTGAGTGGCACATGGCAGATCAAGGCATTGATACGACTAATGGTCCTGCGCTAGCTGAAATTGTTAAAGTACTTGCTGAACGTGCTAAGACACTGAAAGAACTTGCTGCATCTAGCCGTTACTTCTTTGAAGACTACGCTGAATTTGATGCAACAGCGGCGAAGAAACATTTACGTCCTGTAGCAAAAGAAGCATTACTTAAAGTTCAAGAGAAACTAGCTGCGATTGCAGATTGGAGCGATGCTGAAGTATTACACGCTGCAATCAACGATACTGCGACTGAACTTGAAGTCGGTATGGGTAAAGTTGGTATGCCATTACGTGTTGCTATTACTGGTGCCGGTCAATCACCGTCATTAGATGTAACACTAAAGCTTATTGGTAAAGAACGTAGCCTTGCTGGTATCGACAAAGCGTTAGCATTCATTACTGCACGTGAAAACGCCTAAGGGTGTGTAAATAATATACTTTCGGTCGTTTGGTGTTGGTTTTTTAACTTTAAAATATTGACACTAAAACGGCAGATGCATATTATCCCTACAGCAGCAAACGTTGCTGTAGAAATGGGGCCATAGCTCAGTTGGGAGAGCGCGACACTGGCAGTGTCGAGGTCATCGGTTCGATCCCGTTTGGCTCCACCATTTCTACTTCAAAGTATTTCTATTACTCTATTACTCTATTACTCTATTACTCTATTACTCTATTGCTTTCTACAATTCTAAAACATCACTCCTATTTTACTCTTCGTTACGTTATTAATTTGTCATTACCTATCTTTATTGCTATTGCCTGTGTCATCCATTGCTGTTATTTCATCGTAATAAATGTCTTTGTTTTTGATGTTTACACGCGGATCTGAAATGTAAATCGAGTACCTGCATCAATATAATATCATTAGTGTTTTTATCTTGTTAAGGTTATATTCATCAATCATGTCGTAGACTACTGACAACTATTAGCTCCCTGTAGCACCTTAATGAGTAACTATGAAACTAATTTTAAAAGAAAATAGCCAAATGCGTAATTTGGTGATGATAGCTGCGGTGATTATTATCCTTGGTGGTATCAAAATAGCCACGCCGATTATCATTCCATTTTTACTGGCTATATTCATTGCCATTATCTGTAATCCATTGGTTAACCTTATTATTCGTTGTCGTATTCCGCGCGGAATTGCTATTTTTATGGTGTTGATTGTCGCGATCATGATGGGCCTGACGATCACCAGTGTGATTGGTTCAAGTGTGCAACAACTCACCAGTAATATTGGCGACTATCAAAGCCAAATTCGTGGTCATTACGGCGAATTAGTGACGTTCTTACATAAATACAATATCCAAATATCATCAGATACCTTACTGGAATACTTTAACCCTGGTACTGCTGTTACTATGGTTTCGAGTATGGTTAGTAGTTTATCTGGCGTAATGGCAAACATATTCCTGATCTTATTAACGGTGGTATTCATGCTATTTGAAGGTGAAGTGTTACCGAAAAAACTGCATTTCATGTTTAAAGATCCCGATTTCAAATTAGCCCAACTAGACAAGTTTTTAGATTCAGTGAACAAGTACGTGGCGATTAAAACCTTAGTGAGTATTGCGACCGGTCTTTGTGTTGGCTTGATGCTGTTCATCATGGATGTTGATTTCTATTTGTTATGGGGCTTAATTGCTTTCTTACTTAACTATGTGCCGAATATCGGCTCGTTAATTGCGGCAGTACCTGCGGTTATCTTAACTACTCTACAACTGGGTTTACCCCAAGCGGGTGCAGTTGCTGCTGGTTATGTGACTATTAACTTAGTCATGGGTAACTTGGTAGAGCCACGCTTCATGGGTAAAGGCTTAGGTTTATCGACCTTGATTGTATTCTTATCGTTAATATTCTGGGGTTGGTTGCTTGGACTTGTGGGCATGTTGCTGGCAGTGCCACTGACGATGATTGTCAAAATTGGTTTAGAAACAATCAATGATCAGAACTGGATGTCGATACTGATCAGCAGTGATGTTGAGGTGAAAAAATAACTGAGTGCCTAGATCGCATTTTAGCACTAGTCAGGTATAATGCCTGACATTGAAGAAAGGGATGTACAGTGTGCATCCCTTTTTATTTTCCAAGATTAATTAAGGTGAATAAGATTGTGACTGTCGCTATGTCCGAGGCTGATGTGAAATTGCCGCTTGAGTTTATTGATTTTTCTGCTGTAGCAGAAGATGCCTGTCGCTTGTTCCATGGTCGTGGCCACACGTATGCGGGTTTCGAGCACATCAACATTGATTGGTTGTCACCGGTTGCACTTATTACGTTATACAAAGAAGAACAAAACGATTACTTAATGCTGCTAGCAGAAGCGCTGCAAGCACAACTTGGTGAACAGTGTAAAACGGTATTAGTGCAGTTCCGCTGTCGTGAGCGTGCACCGACGTCATTGTTCCTTGGTGAAGAATGTCACCGTACCGAGATCACTGAAAACGGCATGACCTTTAACCTTGAGTTTGGTCGTGCGCAAAACACTGGTTTGTTCCTTGATATGGCTAATGGCCGTCAGTGGGTTAAAGAACAGTCTGAGCATGCTAACGTATTGAACTTGTTTTCTTATACCTGTGCTTTCTCTGTGGCTGCGTTAGCGGGCGGGGCTGATAAGGTGATGAACGTTGACCTTAGTCGCACGTCACTTACTATGGGGCGTGATAATCACCGCAGTAATGGTCATGATCTTAAGCGGGTTAAATTTGAAGGTGTTGATATCTTTAAATCATATGGACGTTTACGTAAGCATGGTCCTTATGACCTGTTGATCTCGGATCCACCGTCGTTCCAAAAGGGCAGTGTGGATATTAAGCGTGATTACAGCAAGATCATCAAACGTATTCCGGAGCTGATGAAGCCGGGTGGTAAAGTAATGTTATGTTTGAACGCTCCTGAGCTAGGTGAACAGTTCTTATTTGATAATGTTGCCGAGCATTGCCCAGATTGTGTGTTCCAAGAACAACTGCCAACGCCAGCTGTATTTAAAGAAGCAGAAGCGGGTAAAGGCCTTAAAGTATTAATCTTCATTTACTCGCCTAAAGCAGAGTAATCGCTAATCTTTATTATTTTAGCATCAAAATACCACTATATTACTTTTTGGTATAACTTATATCAAGTTGTTCTATTTTGTTTATTATCGTTCAGTTTTAGTCAATCTGTTGTGTTTTGAGGCCGTGACTCCTTCCTTATATCGTTAGTTTGCTTTCATATGAAGAGCGCACAAGCAAAATGTTGATAAATAATTACAGAATGGATTTATTGACGGTGATCAAACTTTTTGCGGTGAACGACAAATATTGCGGACTGAAAATGCTGTGTTAGGATTAATACATGAGCTGAGCAAAGGGTTGTTCAGAGAAGTGTGATAAACGGGTTATCGATTATCGACATATTTAACGATGTACTCTTTAGTACTAGTAAGGTGGTTATGATGGACTATAATGAAAACGATTTATCGTATTATCAACTTCAAGACGAATTGAAACAAGAATTGGAAGCGGAACTACGTGACCAACTTGATGATGAAGCAGGCGTAAACTAATCTGCACGATTAAGTAGATTAGCGATAACAAACTGTTAATTAAAGAAGCCTCGATTGAGGCTTTTTTTATGCCTGTCTTATGGCACTTCATACCTAGGTTATTCTCAATACCCTCCTCTAAAACCATATGATATTTTATCCTTGTATGTGACCTGAACGCTCCGCACACCTCGCCTCACAGGTTAATGATGACGTTATACACAGGGTGAAGATACATGTGTATATAATACGGTTCAATCTATCCCCCTGTGTATAACTTTAAGTATAAAAATAAGGTTGTGGACTAAATCTATCATATTTAGGCATTGTTTTACCTATAACCCATGTTTCTGTTAGGTTATCCACAGAATCTGTGGATAAACATGTGTGTTAACTTGTGTGGTTGTTTTAAGTTGTTGTATTTAAATGTTTTTTTATGTAAATTGTCTGACTTGTTGAAAAATCAAGAAAAAATTAGAAATTAAATGCAACTAAAGACTGGTTAATTTAGCTTATTTTGTTATATAAAAAATCGCCCTCAGAAGCCTTGAGAACGTTATTTTTAATTTGAGGCTAAGACGTTAATTACTGAGTTTGAATCGCTGTAAGCGCGATTATGGAAACGCTGTGAATGCATAAATTTTATGAGCAGAAAATCGATTAATTTAAGCCTCATTGTGAGCACTTTATAGATGAAGTGTACCTACTGGAAGGCTCTCTCATCAGTGGTGATCGTGGTATAGTGATTGGAGTAGGTTACTTTAAATGTTAAATCAAATCACCGGTATATAAATTTATGGTTAATTATTTTTCTATTTCTCAAGTCGATACTGACGCTTATCCTTTGCGCCATGAAAATGTTGATAAATTTGCATTAGTTTGTGAAGGTGGTGGACAGAGAGGTGTATTCACCGCCGGTGTATTAGATGCATTTTTGAAAGCCAATTATAATCCGTTTGACTGTTTTATTGGTACGTCAGCAGGTGCGTTAAATTTGGCATCTTATGTCTGTGGCCAATATAGACATGCTTATGAGGTCATTAATAAAGTGACTCGTGATCCAGATTTTTTTAATATTAAGAATGTATTTCGTGGTGAAAACAGCTTGAATTTGGATTTGTTAATTCATGCTACAGAAACACATTTGGCGCTGGATTGGGATACTGGATTAAAAAAATTAGAGAACCGCGAGTTATATTGCGTTGCTACCAATATAAATAGTATGCAAGCTAAATGCTTAGATTTAAAAAGAGGCAGTTGGCAGAAAGCCTTAAAAGCGACGTGTGCTATTCCTTTATTAACGGTTAATCCGATCAAAATTGACAATGACGATTGGTATGATGGTGGCGTTACGGCGCCTATCCCGGTTCGAAAAGCATATAAGCTTGGTTATAAACATATTGTTGTGATTAGAACGATTCCTGTCGATGCTAGTTATAACCATGAGTGGTTGAACTTTTTAAAAAAAGTGGGTCCCAATAAACTTAAAAATTTAAGCCACTTATTAATGATCCATGAAGACGCGTACCGTGCGGATCAAGCATTCTTAGAAAATCCGCCCGATGATGTTGTTATTTATGAGATCCACCCAGCAACGCATTTACAAACATCTTTAGTCCATTCATCTAAAAAAGCAGTTGATAGCGATTACGCGTTAGGTTTTGAAATGGGTAAAAAATATCTTAATCTCATTGCGGATAAAATCCATAAAGATCAATTTGAACTTGCCAATGTGGCCGATTTCCCCCTCAAAACAACCGATGATGTTGATACCACTGATAAGGCCTGTAATGAGGTAATTAAAGACTTAACACGTGGTAGTTTTATTGGTTTTGACAAAGTCAGAATCAATTGGATTAATTATAATCCACATAATAAAAAAGATACCTTGGTGATTGTTAACGGTAGAAATGAATCTTATTGGGGCTATTTAGAACTCATTTATGAGCTGTCGCATCTTTATAATATTTATACCTATGATCATCGAGGTCAAGGTGAATCTGGGCGATGGGGAGAGGATCTAGACCTAGGACATGTGAATGAGTTTCAAGATTACATCGTTGATTTACAACTATTTATGGATAAAGTTGTTTATCCGAATAGCGCTGGTGATTGTTACTTAGTCGGACACTCTATGGGCGCAAATATTTGTACTCAATACATTCAATTCTATCAACACAAAGTGAAAAAGTTATTGTTGAGTACGCCTATGTTTGGTCTTGGTTTATCCATTAAAAGTAAGTTAGATACCTCAAGCAACTCAATTTTCGAGCGTTTTACTAAGAAACCTAATTACGCTTTAGGTCGTTCTTTTTATGATTTTCCTGAATTTGATAAAAACCTCATGAGTAAGAGTAAATTACGCTATTCACGTTATACCAATAGCTATAATGAAAAACCAAATTTAAAGTTAAATGGCCCGAGTACTAAATGGATCCAAGAATCCATTAAAGCGTGTGAAAAAGTGTTAATTAATGCCCATAAAGTGGATATTCCAGTGTTGATATTACAAGCGGAACATGAATATGTGGTGAGTAATTTAGCGCAAGACAAGTTTAATGAAAGTTGTCCTCATAGCTATATTGAAGTGGTTGAAGGCGCATTACATGGTTTATTTATTGAAGAAGATAAATATCGAAATATTGCAGTTAATAAATTGATTTTCTTTATGAAAAACTAAGCTGTCTCGTTGGTGAGTTTGATGAGGTCAAATAAACAAAAAAGGCTTCCCGAGGGAAGCCTT from the Moritella sp. Urea-trap-13 genome contains:
- the gltX gene encoding glutamate--tRNA ligase — its product is MTVKTRFAPSPTGYLHVGGARTALYSWLHAKSQGGEFVLRIEDTDLERSTQEAVDAILEGMKWAGLDWDEGPYFQTQRFDRYNELVDQLLAEDKAYKCYCSRERLDALRAAQMDAKESPRYDGKCSHGDIEDTGADFVVRFRNPKEGSVIVDDKIRGKVEFANKELDDLIIRRTDGSPTYNFCVVVDDWDMGITNVVRGEDHLNNTPRQINILKALGAPVPQYAHVAMILGDDGAKLSKRHGAVGVMQYRDDGYLPEALLNYLVRLGWSHGDQEIFSTEEMIKLFSLDDVNKAPSAFNTEKLQWVNQHYIKTLAPEYVATHLEWHMADQGIDTTNGPALAEIVKVLAERAKTLKELAASSRYFFEDYAEFDATAAKKHLRPVAKEALLKVQEKLAAIADWSDAEVLHAAINDTATELEVGMGKVGMPLRVAITGAGQSPSLDVTLKLIGKERSLAGIDKALAFITARENA
- a CDS encoding AI-2E family transporter; the protein is MKLILKENSQMRNLVMIAAVIIILGGIKIATPIIIPFLLAIFIAIICNPLVNLIIRCRIPRGIAIFMVLIVAIMMGLTITSVIGSSVQQLTSNIGDYQSQIRGHYGELVTFLHKYNIQISSDTLLEYFNPGTAVTMVSSMVSSLSGVMANIFLILLTVVFMLFEGEVLPKKLHFMFKDPDFKLAQLDKFLDSVNKYVAIKTLVSIATGLCVGLMLFIMDVDFYLLWGLIAFLLNYVPNIGSLIAAVPAVILTTLQLGLPQAGAVAAGYVTINLVMGNLVEPRFMGKGLGLSTLIVFLSLIFWGWLLGLVGMLLAVPLTMIVKIGLETINDQNWMSILISSDVEVKK
- a CDS encoding class I SAM-dependent methyltransferase; protein product: MTVAMSEADVKLPLEFIDFSAVAEDACRLFHGRGHTYAGFEHINIDWLSPVALITLYKEEQNDYLMLLAEALQAQLGEQCKTVLVQFRCRERAPTSLFLGEECHRTEITENGMTFNLEFGRAQNTGLFLDMANGRQWVKEQSEHANVLNLFSYTCAFSVAALAGGADKVMNVDLSRTSLTMGRDNHRSNGHDLKRVKFEGVDIFKSYGRLRKHGPYDLLISDPPSFQKGSVDIKRDYSKIIKRIPELMKPGGKVMLCLNAPELGEQFLFDNVAEHCPDCVFQEQLPTPAVFKEAEAGKGLKVLIFIYSPKAE
- a CDS encoding alpha/beta fold hydrolase, translated to MVNYFSISQVDTDAYPLRHENVDKFALVCEGGGQRGVFTAGVLDAFLKANYNPFDCFIGTSAGALNLASYVCGQYRHAYEVINKVTRDPDFFNIKNVFRGENSLNLDLLIHATETHLALDWDTGLKKLENRELYCVATNINSMQAKCLDLKRGSWQKALKATCAIPLLTVNPIKIDNDDWYDGGVTAPIPVRKAYKLGYKHIVVIRTIPVDASYNHEWLNFLKKVGPNKLKNLSHLLMIHEDAYRADQAFLENPPDDVVIYEIHPATHLQTSLVHSSKKAVDSDYALGFEMGKKYLNLIADKIHKDQFELANVADFPLKTTDDVDTTDKACNEVIKDLTRGSFIGFDKVRINWINYNPHNKKDTLVIVNGRNESYWGYLELIYELSHLYNIYTYDHRGQGESGRWGEDLDLGHVNEFQDYIVDLQLFMDKVVYPNSAGDCYLVGHSMGANICTQYIQFYQHKVKKLLLSTPMFGLGLSIKSKLDTSSNSIFERFTKKPNYALGRSFYDFPEFDKNLMSKSKLRYSRYTNSYNEKPNLKLNGPSTKWIQESIKACEKVLINAHKVDIPVLILQAEHEYVVSNLAQDKFNESCPHSYIEVVEGALHGLFIEEDKYRNIAVNKLIFFMKN